The proteins below are encoded in one region of Ostrea edulis chromosome 3, xbOstEdul1.1, whole genome shotgun sequence:
- the LOC125674698 gene encoding cilia- and flagella-associated protein 251-like, protein MGCRKSKNVEPTTGEVSQTTTANDQVKALAGKLKAEVEKEYGKELETFEAVSFRQQAVAGKLYFIKVNVGDEYIHLRVYDPIPKESEKAAASASSDQKTESAEEKKEESSEEKGESSEENGEGSEEKKEETDGNADSSEEAKGAETQTTEEKSTAKLEGLQKGKKLEDDIAEFETTEEPSEEKEEVPEEPKEEPKEEEPKEEAPKEEEPKEEPKEEGGSSLISMVKSGASDVAGGLGF, encoded by the exons ATGGGCTGCAGGAAATCCAAGAACGTTGAACCAACAACTGGGGAAGTGTCTCAGACAACCACGGCTAATGATCAAGTCAAGGCCTTAGCTGGAAAG CTGAAGGCTGAGGTGGAAAAAGAATATGGAAAGGAACTAGAAACATTTGAAGCCGTTTCTTTCAGGCAACAGGCCGTGGCGGGAAAGCTCTACTTTATAAAA GTTAATGTTGGAGACGAGTACATCCATCTAAGGGTTTACGATCCCATTCCCAAAGAATCCGAAAAAGCAGCAGCCAGTGCATCATCAGATCAGAAAACAGAATCAGCAGAGGAAAAGAAAGAGGAATCCTCAGAAGAAAAGGGCGAGTCATCAGAAGAAAACGGAGAAGGTTCAGAGGAGAAGAAAGAGGAAACTGATGGAAATGCAGATTCATCCGAGGAGGCAAAGGGAGCTGAAACTCAGACAACGGAAGAGAAATCCACTGCCAAACTAGAAGGTTTACAGAAGGGAAAGAAACTGGAGGATGACATCGCTGAGTTTGAAACAACTGAAGAACCTAGTGAGGAAAAGGAGGAAGTACCAGAAGAACCTAAAGAGGAACCCAAGGAGGAAGAACCCAAAGAGGAAGCACCTAAAGAGGAAGAACCCAAAGAGGAACCGAAGGAAGAGGGTGGTAGTTCTCTCATATCAATGGTAAAATCCGGGGCTTCCGATGTAGCAGGAGGACTTGGCTTTTGA
- the LOC125674705 gene encoding cystatin-B-like, giving the protein MMCGGTSASKPADADIQAIVDEVKGAVENKLGNKLDKYDAVSYKTQVVAGTNYFVKVNIGDEHLHLRIFAPLPHTGASKELSDMQRGKTAENDLEYF; this is encoded by the exons ATGATGTGTGGAGGAACTTCAGCGTCTAAACCTGCAGATGCCGACATTCAGGCAATCGTCGATGAG gTTAAAGGTGCAGTAGAAAATAAGCTTGGGAATAAGCTGGATAAATATGATGCAGTTTCATACAAGACACAAGTTGTAGCTGGTACTAACTACTTTGTGAAG gtgaatattggtgATGAACACCTACACCTGAGGATCTTTGCCCCTCTCCCCCACACAGGAGCATCAAAGGAGTTGTCAGACATGCAGAGAGGAAAAACTGCCGAAAATGACTTGGAATATTTCTGA